In the genome of Streptomyces sp. Q6, the window GTCTCGCGCAGCGCGGCCAGTGGCGCGGTGCGCCCCGCGCGCAGGGCGGGCAGCAGGGCCGAGCCCAGGCAGACCAGGACACCGACGGCCAGCGGCAGCAGCAGGGACAGCGGACTGACCACCAACTCCCCTTCAGGGAAGGGGAATCCGATCGCGGGGAAGAGCGCCTGCAATCCGGCGGCGATCCCGATGCCGCCCGCGAGACCGGCGGCCGACGCGAGGACGGCGACGACGCTCGCCTCGACGAGCGTCGACGCGGTCACCTGTCGGCGGGACGCGCCGAGCGCCCGCAACAGGGCGTTCTCCCGGGTGCGTTGGGCCACGACGATCGCGAAGGTGTTGTGGATCGAGAACGTCGCGACGAGCAGCGCGATGCCGGAGAACACGAGGAGGAAGGTGGTGAACAGGGTCAGGAACTGGCCGGAGATCATGTCGGTGTTCTCCTGCGCCGACTCCTGACCGGTGAGGGCCTCGATCCCGTCGGGCAGCTCGCCCTTCAGCGTGTCGACGAGCTCCCGCTGGCTGATGCCGGGCCCCGCCCGCACCTGGATGGTGGAGGCCTCGCCCGGCTTCGGGGTGAGGTACTTCTCCGCGTCGGCACGGGTCATGCCGGTATAGGTGACCTGGGCCATGCCGTCCTCGCCGCCGAACGTCGCGAGGCCGACGATCGTGACCTTCACCGGGTCGGGGGTGCGCAGGGTGGTGGTGTCGCCGATCTTCAGGTCGCCGGTCTTCGCGGCGCCCCGGTTGACGACGACCTCACCGCTCTGGCGCGGCGCCCGCCCATCGGCGAGCTGGTACGCATTGAGGTCCGGGTCGTCGATCCAGTTGCCGGCGAGGGTCGGCGGGCCCTGGCCGCCGATGGGCTCGCCGTTCGCGCCGACGAGCTGGCCCGCGCCCTGGATGACGGGCACGGCGGCGGCCACGCCCGGCTCCTTCTCCAGGTCGTCCGCGAGGGACGCCCGCACCGGCTGCCGGGTGCCCTGGCTCTCACCGGGCGTGGTGATGACGTTGGTGCTGCGCACGACGGCGTCCGTGCCGCTGCCGGCACCGGCGAACAGCGCGTCGAAGCTCGCCCGCAGCGTGTCGCCCATGACCAGGGTGCCGGCGAGGAACGCGACGCCGAGCAGGACGGCGGTGAACGTTCCGGCGAAGCGGCGCTTGTGCGCGAGAAGCGACTTCAGACTGAGGCGTGCGGAGGCGTTCATGACGATCCGCCCTCCTGTCGTGACGGGCGCGACGGGTCCGACGGACCGGGCGAGTGCGACGCGGCGCCGTCGAAGGCCTTCATACGGTCGAGGACCCGGTCGGCGGTGGGGTGTTCCATGTGGTCGACGAGGCGCCCGTCGGCGAGGAAGACGACCTCGTCGGCGTGGGCCGCGGCGACCGGGTCGTGGGTGACCATGACGACGGTGCGGCCGGTGCGCCGGGCCGCGTCGCCGAGCAGCCCGAGGACCTCCCCGCCGGAGCGCGAGTCGAGGTTGCCGGTGGGCTCGTCGGCGAAGACGACGTCGGGCCGGCCCGCGAACGCCCGTGCCACGGCGACGCGTTGCTGCTGGCCGCCGGAGAGTTCGGCGGGCCGGTGGTGCAGCCGGTCGCGCAGTCCGACGACGTCGATGAGGGCGTCGAGCCACTCCCGGTCGGGCCGGGCGCCCGCGAGGTCGATCGACAGCGTGATGTTCTCGGCGACGGTGAGCGTCGGCACCAGGTTGAAGGCCTGGAACACGAACCCGATGCGGTCGCGCCGCAGCAGGGTCAGGCGCTTGTCGTCGAGGGCGCTCAGATCGGTGTCGCCGAGGTACGCGGCGCCCTCGCTGAGCGTGTCGAGCCCCGCCGCGCAGTGCATGAGGGTCGACTTGCCGGAGCCCGACGGCCCCATGATCGCGGTGAACCGTCCGGCGCGGAAGCCCACGCTCACGCCGTCGAGGGCACGGACGGCGGTGTCGCCCGCCCCGTACACCTTGACGGCGTTCTCGACGCGCGCCGCGGTCCCGGTGAGCGTCGCGGTGGTCATGCCGCACCGCCCTTGGTGTCGGCGTGCCGCCCGAACTCCTCGTTCAGGACGCTCAGCCGGCGCCAGTACTCGTCCTCGTCGATCTCACCGGCGGCGAAGCGGCGGCCGAGGACGGCGATCGGCGAGTGCTCCTCCACGCGGGGGCCGGGGCGCCACGGTCCGCGGCGGCCGCGCCGGACGGTGCGGCGCAGCAGGGTGACGACGCCGACCACCGCGGCCGCCCAGATCAGCGGGAAGAGAAGGATCCACGGGCCGGGGCCGCCGCCGCCGAAGTGCGCGAGGGTCTGCATCTGACTCATCTCCCGAAGTGGGTCGTTGTGTGATGAGTCGAGCGTCGCGCCGCCGGGGGGTCCGAGTCGTCGTACGGCCAGCGGCAGTGCGCGTACCACCGCGGGAGTACAGGAGCCCTCGCCGACTGCTCCCCCCGTGCGTCGGCCCCGGCCTTGCCGTCTGTAACTACTAGTATGTACGGTGAGCTCATGAGCACTCAGGACCGGCTGATCGAGACGACCCGTGAGCTGTTGTGGGAGCGCGGCTATGTGGGCACGAGCCCCAAGGCGATCCTCCAGCGCGCGGGCGTCGGCCAGGGCAGCATGTACCACCACTTCACCGGGAAGGGCGATCTCGCACTCGCCGCGATCACCCGCACCGGTGAGGAGATGCGGGCCATGATCGACGGGCTGCTCGACGCCGGCGGGTCCGCGTACGAGCGGATCGAGGCGTATCTGCTGCGCGAGCGCGACGTGTTGCGCGGCTGCCCGGTGGGGCGGCTGACGATGGACCCGGACGTGATCGCCAGCGACGAGCTGCGCGCGCCGGTCGAGGCGACCATCGCCCACCTCAAGGACCGGCTCGCGGTTGTCGTCCAAGAGGGCGTCGACGGCGGGGAGTTCGCGCCGCACCTGGTGGCGGCCGATGTCGCGGCGGCGATCGTCGCGACCGTGCAGGGCGGTTACGTCCTGGCGCGGGCCGCAGGCAGCACGGACGCGTTCGACATGGGCGTACGCGGCCTGCTCTCCCTCCTCTCCCCGTCCTCCCCCGCCGCCTCTCGCACCCCTTCCCCCGACCTTCCGAAGGACTGAGGACTTCCCCGTGCACATCACGCGCACCCGCCCCGCATCGCTGCGGGGCCCGGCCGACAACTTCACCGGCACGGTCTGGCTCGACCAGGTCGCCGCACCCGAACTCCCCTCCCGGCTGCGGATGTTCAGCGTGCACTTCGCTCCCGGCGCGCACACCGCCTGGCACACCCATCCGCACGGACAGGTCCTGCACGTCCTGGCGGGCGAGGGCCGCGTGCGGCGCGAGGGCGGCGAGGTGGAGGTGATCCGGGCCGGCGACACCGTCTGGATCGAGCCGGACGAATGGCACTGGCACGGCGCGGGGCCGCACACGTTCATGACGCATCTGGCGACCGTCGAGGCCGCCGAGGACGGGACGACGACGTGCTGGGGCGCCCATGTCGTCGACGGCGACGCCACCCCGGCGCGCTGAGGCGGAGGGACACACCGTGCAGGCGATGCAGTACGAGATCACGTTGCCGGCCGACTACGACATGGGCGTCATCCGCGACCGGGTGCGGACCAAGGGTCACCTGATGGACGACTTCCCGGGGCTCGGCGCCAAGGCGTACCTGATGCGGGAGCGCGGCGTGGACGGCTCGCCCGTGAACCAGTACGCGCCCTTCTACCTGTGGCACACCCCGCAGGGCATGAACTCCTTCCTGTGGGGTCCCGGATTCCAGGGCGTGGTCGCCGACTTCGGGCGGCCCGTCGTCCAGCACTGGACGGGCGTGGCGTACGCGGAGGGGCCGGCCGGGGCGGGTACCGCACGGGCCGCCGTGCGGCGCCGCACCCCGCTCCTCGCGGGCTGCCACGCGGGTGACCACCTTCCCGACGTGATCGCGGAGTCGGTTCGGGAGACCGCCCAACTCGGCGACGAGGACGGCTTGTTGTACGCCTCTTCCGTCGTCGACCCGCGCACCTGGGAGCTGGTGAGCTTCTCCGTCTGGGACCACGCGGCGCCGACAGCACCCGGCGACCTCTACCAGGTGCTTCACCTGTCCGATCCCGGGCGCGACGCACTGACTCCGGGGAGGCAGTGGTGAACGCGACCGTCCGCAGCGTCCAAGGGGACCTGGATCCGGGGCAGTTGGGCGTGGTCGACTCGCACGACCATCTCTTCTTCCGCAGCCCGCTGCTGCCGGGGCAGGAGTTGGACGACGTGGACCTCGCGCGGCGGGAGTTGGAGTCCTACGCGGCGGTGGGCGGCGGGACCGTCGTGCAGTGGACGCCGTACGGTCTCGGGCGGCGCGCCGCGGAGCTGCCCGCGCTGGCGGCGACGACCGGGGTGCGGATCGTGGCGGCGACCGGGCTGCACCAAGCCGCCCACTACACACCGGAGTCGCTCGCGCGGCGGGCCGACGATCTCGCCGAGGTCTTCGTGCGCGAGCTCACGGAGGGCATCGCGGGCAGTGGCGTACGGGCGGGTCTGATCAAGGTCGCCGGAGGGTTCCACGCGCTCGACACGCACGCGCGGTGGACGATGCGGGCGGCGGCCGAGGCGCATCACGCGACCGGGGCGCCGATCGCCGTCCACCATGAGCTGGGCACGGGCGCGCTGGACGTACTCGACCTGCTGTGCGGGGAGTTGGAGGTGCCGGCGCACCGGGTGATCCTCGGTCACCTCAATCGGTCGCCCGACGTCGTGGCGCACCGGGAGGCCGCGCGGTCCGGCGCCTATCTGGCCTTCGACGGGCCGTCGCGGGCCAACCACGCCACCGACTGGCGGATGCCGGACGCGATGGCGGCGCTCGCCGCCGGCGGATACGCGGACCGACTGCTGCTCGGCGGCGACACGACGAGCGCCGGGGCGCGTTCGGTGAGCGGTGGGCCCGGCATGCCGTACCTGCTGCGCCGGGTGCGGCCGCGCCTGGAGGAGTCGCTGGGCGAGGAGGGGGTGCGGCGGGTACTGGTCGCGAACCCGGCGCGAGCGTTCGCGGTGGAGTGGGCGTGACGGTTCCGGTGGGCTGAGTCCTTGAGGATGGACGGTCTGGGGCCCGGCGACCGGACGGCCCAGCAGTCCGGAGACTGGACGGTTCCGCGGCCCGGCGGTCCGGAGGTCAGCGGCTGGAAGGCCGGCCGTCCGGAGGCCGGCGGTCGGAGACCGGTCGTCCCAAGGTCAGCGGCTGGAAGGCCGGCCGCCCGAAGGCCGGCGGTCGGAGACCGGTCGTCCCAAGGTCAGCGGCTGGAAGGGCGGCCGTCCGGAGGCCGGCGGTCGGAGACCGGCCGCCCGAAGGCTGACGGCCAGAGACCGGCCGCCCGAAGGCTGACGGCCAGAGACCGGCCGCCCGAAGGCTGACGGTCGGAGACCAGTCGCCCGAAGGCTGACGGTCGGAGACCGGTCGCCCAAAGGCTGACGGCCGGCGTCTCTGGAGACCGGGCGGAGACCTGAGTTCCTGCCCAGCCGCTGGCGGCGAGCGCTCCGCCGGGTCAGCCCGCCGTGAGCGCGCCCAGCGGATCGTCGAGGACCGGCTGCCACGCCAACTCGGCTGCGCCGACCAGGCTGTTGTGGTCGAGCGTGCACGCCAGGATCGGCACGCCGCCGCTGCGCCCCCACAGGCTGCGGTCGGCCACGACGGCGCGCAGCCGCTCCGGGTCGGCGTCCAGGAGGGCGCGGTGCAGTCCGCCGAGGATGATGCGGTCCGGGTTGAGGATGTTGACCAGTCCCGCGAGGCCGAGGCCGAGCCGGTCGATGAGGGCCTCGGTGGCCCGGCGCACCCCCGGGTCGTCCTTGGCCTGGGTGAGCAGGTCGCGGGCCTGTTCCAGGAGGGAGCGCTCGGGGCCGGGGGTGCGGCCCGCCTCCGCGAGGAAGGCGAGCGGGTCGGCCTCGACGTCGAGACACCCGCGGCTGCCGCAGTGGCAGGGCCGGCCCTCGGGGTTGACGGTGAGGTGGCCGACCTCCAGGGCGAGGCCCGAACTGCCCGAGTGCAGGCGGCCGTCGAGCACCAGGGCGCCGCCCACACCGCGGTGTCCGGTGGCGACGCAGAGCAGGTCCCTCGCGCCGCGTCCGGCGCCGTGCCGGTGTTCGGCGAGGGCGCCGAGGTTGACGTCGTTCGCGGCGAACGCCGGGGTGGGCAGCCCCGCTTCGCGTACGCAGTCGGCGAAGATCTGGCGGACCGGGGCGCCGACCGGCCAGGCCAGGTGCAGCGGGTTCAGCGCGGTGCCGTCGGGTTCGGCGACGGCGGACGGCACGGCGAGCCCGGCGCCGACACAGCGCCGCCCGGTGCTCTCCAGGAGCCGGACGCCCGCTTCGACCACGGAGCGCAGCACGTCCGCCGGGTCCGGGTCGATGATCTCGCAGCCGGGCGTGGTGGCGACGATGTGCCCGCCGAGTCCGACGAGGGCCGCGCGGTAGCCGTCCGAGTGGACCTGGGCGGCGAGCGCTACGGGCCCGTCCTCCGCGACGGAGAGGCGGTGCGAGGGACGGCCCTGGGAACCCGCGGCGGCGCTCGGCTTCGCGTCGATGCGGATGAGGCCGAGGGCCTCCAGTTCGGCGGCGACCGCGCCGGCCGTGGCGCGGGTCACCCCCAGTTCGGCGGTGAGTACGGCGCGGGTCGGCGCACGTCCGGTGTGGACGAGTTCGAGCGCGGGACCGAGCGCGCTGCGGCCCCGCTCCAGACGCGGTGGCCGCGCGGCACCGTCGCCCGCCGTGTGGTTCCCGCTCCCGGAGGCCGCCCTGCCGCCCATCAGCAACTCCTCGCCCTGATCACGGTCTGGAATGGTAGCCGGTGAACGACGTCGCCCCCCGGCCCGGAGGTGACCCCGGGTACCGGGAGGCGGGCGCGGGGCCGCACCGCGGGCGTCAGCCCCGTACCACCCCGATCAGCTCGCTGACCGTACGGGTCATCGCCTCGCGTCCGACGGTGAGGTACTTGCGGGAGTCGACCGCGTCCGGGTGCGTCGCGAGGAACTCCCGTATGGCGGCGGTCATCGCGATGTTCAGGGCCGTACCGACGTTGACCTTGGCGATGCCGCCGCGGACCGCCTCGGTGAGTTCGCCGTCCGGGACGCCCGACGAGCCGTGCAGGACGAGCGGCACGTCGAGGCCGTCGGCGAGCCGCTTCAGCAGGTCGTGGTCGAGGGCGGCGGTGCGGGTGGTCATGGCGTGCGAGGAGCCGATGGCGACGGCGAGGGCGTCGACGCCCGCGTCGGAGACGTAGGCGCGGGCCTCACCGGGGTCGGTGCGGGCGCCCGGGGCATGCGCGTCCAGCGGCGCCGCCCCGTCCTTGCCGCCGACCTCGCCCAGTTCGGCCTCCACCCACAGGCCGTTGGCGTGCCCCCAGTCGGCGGCGGCGCGGGTCGCGGCGAGGTTCTCGTCGTAGGGCAGCCGCGCGGCGTCGTACATCACGGAGCTGAACCCGGCGTCGACGGCCTGCCGCAGCAGGTCGTCGCTCTGGACGTGGTCGAGGTGGAGGGCGACGTCGACGCCCGCCCCCTCGGCGACGGACGCGGCCGCGCGGGCCAGCGGCAGGAGGCGGCCGTAGCGGTAGCGGACGGCGTTCTCGCTGATCTGGAGGATGACGGGCGCGTCGACGGCCTCGGCGCCCGCGACGACTGCCTCGACGTGTTCGAGGGTGATGACGTTGAACGCGGCGACGGCGCCGCGCCGGTCCGCCGCGGCACCGACGAGCGTCCCTGTGGTGGCGAGGGGCACGGTCTCTCCCTTCTCAGGTCTCTCTGGTCCTGGTCGACAGCGGTCAGTTGTCGGTGAGGATGACGGAGCGGGTGAGGTGGCGCGGCTGGTCGGGGTCGAGGCCGCGGCGGGCCGCGACGGCGACGGCGAGGCGCTGTGCGCGGACGAGTTCGGCGAGCGGGTCGAGGCCGCCCTCGATCCAGAGCGCGCCGGTCCCGGCGACCTCCTCGGCGAGGCCCTCGGGGGCCTCGCCCAGCATCCAGGTGGCGGTGCCGGACGTGGTGACGCTGATGGGGCCGTGGCGGTACTCCATCGCGGGGTACGCCTCGGTCCACGACAGGGACGCCTCGCGCATCTTCAGCGCCGCCTCGTTGGCGAGGCCGACCGTCCAGCCGCGTCCCAGGAACGTGAACTGGTCGCAGTCCACGAGGCCTTCGGGCAGCGGCTCGGCGAGCGCGGTGCGCGCGTCGGCGACGGCCTGCTCGGTGTGCAGGCCGAGGTGGGCCCGGAGCAGAGTGAGCGCGGTCGTGGCGAAGCGGGTCTGCACGACGGACTTCTCGTCGGCGAAGTCGAGCACGACGAGGTCGTCGGCGGCCGTCCGGATCGGCGTGTCCGGGTCGCCCGTGACCGCGGTCGTCGGTGTCGTCCCCTTGAGGGCGGCGAGGAGGTCGAGGACCTCGGTGGTGGTGCCGGAGCGGGTGAGCGCGACCACCCGGTCGTAGCGGCGCCCGGCCGGGAACTCCGACGCGGCGAAGGCGTCCGTCTCGCCCTGCCCGGCCTGTTCGCGCAGCGCGGCCGCGGCCTGGGCCATGAACCACGAGGTGCCGCAGCCGACGATCGCGACCCGCTCCCCCGCGGCCGGCAGCGCCGCCTCGTGCCGCGCGGCCAGGTCCGCGCCACGCGTCCAGCACTCCGGCTGGCTGGTCAGCTCGTTCTCGACATGGCTCATGCCGTGCCCCACTCCCCGATCGATGTCGCCCCAGAACTGCATGCTTGTTCGTGCAAGATATAGCGAGCTTTCAATCACAATCAAGCATTCGCGCGCACACGGGCTAGGGTCTGTGCGGACACATGACGAGTCGTACGACGATTGGAGGCCGCGGATGTCCCGCGACGCCCGGTGGAAGTCCCTCCTCGAACTGCTCGTCGAGCGCGGCCGTCTCGACGTGGAGGAGGCGGCGGGCGAACTGGGCGTGTCCGCCGCGACGATCCGCCGCGACTTCGACCAGCTCGCCGAGCAGCAGATGCTGGTACGCACGCGCGGCGGCGCGGTCGTGCACGGCGTCAGCTACGAGTTGCCGCTGCGCTACAAGACCGCGCTGGGCGCCGCCGAGAAGCAGCGCATCGCCAAGGCCGTCGGCGAGCTCCTGTCGCCCGGCGAGGCGGTGGGCCTGACCGGCGGCACGACCACGACCGAGGTCGCGCGGGCGCTCGCCGTCCGCCCCGACCTCGCCTCCGGCACCCCCGCCCTGACGATCGTCACGAACGCCCTGAACATCGCCAACGAGCTGGCCGTACGGCCCCAGTTCAAGATCGTGCTGACCGGCGGCGTCGCCCGCGCGCAGTCGTACGAGTTGATCGGTCCGCTCGCCGACGGGGTGCTGAGCCAGATCACGCTGGACACCGCGGTGCTCGGCGTCGTGGGTCTCGATGTCACGCACGGCGCGTCCGCGCACGACGAGGCGGAGGCCGCGATCAACCGGCTGCTGTGCGAGCGGGCGGAGCGCGTGATCGTCGCGGCGGACTCCAGCAAGCTGGGCCACCGGGCGTTCGCCCGGATCTGCGCGGTGGAGCAGGTGGACATCCTGGTCACGGACACGGCCGCCGACAAGGAGACCCTCGCGCGGTTCGCGGAGGCGGGGCTTCAGGTCGTCGCCGTCTGAGGCCGGACCGGCGCGCAGAGCTTCGGGCGAGGGCGCGTGGTGCGCAGGCACCGCGCGCCCTTTCGTGTGCCATGGCGCACACCGGCAACCCCCTTGTCCCCCGCCGCTTTCCGCACCTAACCTGACTTTGTGTCGCTACTAAACAAACTGGGAACCGTCAGCGCCGACGGCCCACGCCCCGCCTCCCTGACCCGCCTGCGCGTCGCCCTCACCGTCTTCTTCGCCCTCGACGGATTCGTCTTCGCGGGCTGGGTGGTCCGCATCCCCGCGATCAAGGAGCAGACCGGGGCGTCCGCGAGCCAACTCGGGCTCGCCCTGCTCGGGGTGTCGGCCGGCGCCGTCGTCACGATGATGCTGACCGGGCGGCTGTGCCGCCGCTTCGGCAGCCACGCGGTCACCGTGGCCTGCGGCGTCCTGCTCCCCCTGACGGTCCTGCTCCCGCCGCTGACGCACTCTCCGCTCGCCCTCGGACTCGTCCTGCTGGCGTTCGGAGCGGCGTACGGCGGTATCAACGTGGCGATGAACAGCGCGGCCGTCGATCTCGTCGCCGCCCTGCGCCGCCCGGTCATGCCGAGCTTCCACGCGGCGTTCAGCCTCGGCGGCATGGTCGGATCCGGCCTCGGCGGCCTCGTCGCCGCGCATCTCTCCCCCACCCGGCACCTGCTGGGCATCACGGTCATCGGCCTGGTGGTCACGGCGGTGACGGCGCCGACCCTGCTGCGCACGCCCGCGCCCCGCCCGCCGGAAGGTATACGGACTCCGGCAGGATCACGCCCGATCGACCGTCGCGTACGCGGCCTCGTCCTGGTCTTCGGCCTCATCGCCCTGTGCACGGCGTACGGCGAAGGGGCCCTCGCCGACTGGAGCGCCCTGCACATGGAGCAGGACCTGCACGCCCACCCGGGCGTCGCCGCCGCCAGTTACTCGTGCTTCGCGTTCGCCATGACGATCGGCCGGCTCAGCGGCACGTCGCTGCTCGAACGGCTCGGCAGGGCACGGACGGTGGTCTTCGGCGGCGCGACGGGCGCGGCCGGGATGCTGCTCGGTTCGCTGGCGCCGTGGGCGTGGCTCGCCCTCGTCGGGTTCGCGATCACGGGGCTCGGGCTCGCGAACATCTTCCCCGTCGCGGTCGAGCGGGCCGGGGCGCTCGCGGGCCCGACCGGCGTCGCCGCCGCGTCCACGCTCGGCTACGGCGGGATGCTGCTCGGCCCGCCGGCGATCGGCTTCATGGCGGACTGGTTCTCGCTGCCCGCGGCGCTGACGAGCGTGGCGCTGCTCGCGGCGGTGGCGGCGACGATCGGGTTCGCGACACGGCGGTCCGCCACCGTGTGACCCGTGAAATCCCCTGGGTTCGAGCACGCTCCACCCGGCAGACTCGCCCCCATGGAAATCGCCGAGCACATTCAGATCGTCGACACGCAGGGCCGGTCGCTCGCGGCCGCCGCCGAGGAGGCGGGCGTCGACGCGAAGGTGGCAGCCTGTCCCGACTGGCAGGTGCGCGACCTGCTGCGCCATCAGGGCGCGGTGCACCGGTGGGCCGCCTCGCACGTCGAGCAGGGCTCCGCGCGGCCGCTCCCGCTGACCGAGCGGGCCGACCTCGACGGCGACGCGCTGCTCGCATGGTTCCGGGAGGGACACCGCCACCTCGTCGATACGCTGACGAACGCCGATCCCGGGCTGGAGTGCTGGGCCTTCCTGCCCGCCCCTTCACCGCTCGCCTTCTGGGCGCGGCGCCAGGCCCACGAGACGACCGTGCACAGCGTGGACGCGCGGTCGGCGCTGAACCCCGCCGAGCAGGCCCGACCGGAGGCGATCTCGGCGGAGTTCGGGGCGGACGGCATCGACGAACTGCTGACCGGCTTCCACGCGCGGGCGCGCAGCCGGGTGCGTTCGGACGTGCCGCGGGTGCTGCGGGTCCGCGCGACGGACGTGGACGACGCCGTGTGGACGGTGCGGATCACCGAGGAGCCACCCGTGACGGTGCGCGGCGCGGTGGGCGACGCGGACTGCGAGGTGTCGGGCCCCGCGGCCCGGCTCTACCTGGCGCTGTGGAACCGGCTGCCGCTGCCGGACGTGAGCGGTGACGCCGCGCTCGCCGCACTGTGGCGCGAGCGTTCGGGAATCTGAGCCACGCCAGGGGGCCTGCACGCAGGCGGCAGGTCGCGCGGGCCGTCAGGCGTCGGCCGCACCGGATTCGCCGGACGGCTCCAGCATCCGGCCGAGCACGGCCCTCTGGAGCGGCCGTACTCGCGCGTGCAGGTCACGGCCCTTCGGCGTGAGACAGACGCGCACCCCGCGCCGGTCCTCGCTGCACATGCCGCGCTCCACGAGGCCGTCCTTCTCCAGGCGGCCGATCAGACGGGACAGGGCGCTCTGGCTGAGGTGCACCTGTCCGGCGATCTCCTGCACCCGGAAGCCGGAGATACCGTCCTCCGGCGCGCCCTCGGCGAGCACGTCGAGCACTTCGAAGTCACTGGCGCCCAGGCCGTGCCGGTGCAGCGCGCGATCGAGCTCGCACATGGTGCGCGCGTGTACCGCGAGGATGTCCCGCCACTGATCCACGAGGCCCGACGAGGGCTCCGCTTCCGACTTCTGTGCCGCCATGACCGCACCGTAGCAGAAAAGACGCCGTTTGTTGCATCGGAATTAAATGCACTTGCAGTCAATGCATGTGCATGTACTGTGCTCCGCATGACCTCTCCGCTCACCGACGCCCCGGCGTCCGCTCCGTCGTCCCCGGAGCACTCCGCAGCGCACCAGGAGCGCTGGTCCCCGCGTCTGTGGGGAACCCTCCTCGTGCTCTGCGCCGCGATGTTCCTCGACGCGCTCGACGTCTCGATGGTCGGCGTCGCGCTGCCCTCGATCGGCTCGGAACTCGGCCTGTCGACGTCGACCCTCCAGTGGGTCGTCAGCGGCTACATCCTGGGCTACGGCGGCCTGCTGCTCCTCGGTGGCCGCGCGGCCGACCTGCTCGGGCGGCGCCGTGTCTTCCTGATCGCACTCGCCGTCTTCGCGCTCGCCTCACTGCTCGGCGGGCTCGTCGACTCCGGACCGCTGCTCATCGCGAGCCGCTTCATCAAGGGCCTCAGCGCCGCGTTCACCGCGCCGGCCGGCCTGTCCATCATCACGACCACGTTCGCCGAGGGCCCGGTCCGCAACCGCGCCCTGTCCATCTACACCACCTGCGCCGCCACCGGCTTCTCCATGGGCCTCGTCCTCTCCGGCCTGCTGACGGAGGCGAGCTGGCGCCTGACCATGCTGCTGCCCGCGCCGATCGCGGTGATCGCCCTGCTGCTCGGCCTCAAGCTCATCCCGCACAGCGCCAAGGAGGAGAACCACCGCGGTTACGACGTCCCCGGCGCCATCACCGGCACGCTCTCTATGCTGCTGCTGGTCTTCACGGTGGTCGAGGCACCCGAGGCCGGCTGGGGCTCGCCCCGCACGCTGCTCTCGTTCCTGGCCGTCGCCGTCCTGTTCGCCGTGTTCGTACGGATCGAGCGGCGCTCGCCGGGGCCGCTGATCCGGCTCGGCGTACTGCGCTCCGGCACCCAGATCCGCGCGCAGATCGGCGCCATGACCTTCTTCGGCTCGTACGTGAGCTTCCAGTTCCTCGCGACGCTCTACCTCCAGTCCCTGCTCGGCTGGTCGGCGCTGAGCATGGCCCTCGCGTTCCTGCCGGCGGGCGCCCTGGTGGCGCTGTCGTCGACGAAGGTCGGCGCGATCGTGGACCGCTTCGGCACCCCGCGGGTGATCGCGGTCGGCTTCGCGCTCATGGTCGTCGGCTACGCCCTCTTCCTCCGCATCAACCTCGACCCGGTCTACGCGGCCGTCATCCTGCCCACGATGCTGCTGATCGGCGCGGCCTGCGCGCTGGTCTTCCCCTCGCTCAACATCCAGGCCACGAACGGCGTGCACGACGACGAGCAGGGCATGGTCTCCGGCCTGCTCAACACGTCCGTGCAGGTCGGCGGCGCGATCTTCCTCGCGGTGGTGACCGCCGTCGTCACGGCGAACGCCCCCGAGGGCTCCTCGCCGCAGGCGGTCCTCGACAGCTTCCGGCCCGGACTGGTGGTGATCACGGCGGTCGCCCTGGTGGGCCTGCTGGTCACGCTGACCGGTGTGCGCGCCCGGCGTCCGCAGGAGTCGCTCGTGGTCGTGCAGTCCGCGCCGGTACAGGCCGCCGAGGAGCCGGTCGCGGTACGGGACTGACCACGGCGGCGTGTTCGGGGGACGGGGCCCGCAGGCGACACACTCGCCTGCGGGCCCCGCGCCGCTTCTCCTCGCGACCGGAGCACTCCCTGCCGG includes:
- a CDS encoding class II fructose-bisphosphate aldolase, with amino-acid sequence MPLATTGTLVGAAADRRGAVAAFNVITLEHVEAVVAGAEAVDAPVILQISENAVRYRYGRLLPLARAAASVAEGAGVDVALHLDHVQSDDLLRQAVDAGFSSVMYDAARLPYDENLAATRAAADWGHANGLWVEAELGEVGGKDGAAPLDAHAPGARTDPGEARAYVSDAGVDALAVAIGSSHAMTTRTAALDHDLLKRLADGLDVPLVLHGSSGVPDGELTEAVRGGIAKVNVGTALNIAMTAAIREFLATHPDAVDSRKYLTVGREAMTRTVSELIGVVRG
- a CDS encoding sugar isomerase, with protein sequence MSHVENELTSQPECWTRGADLAARHEAALPAAGERVAIVGCGTSWFMAQAAAALREQAGQGETDAFAASEFPAGRRYDRVVALTRSGTTTEVLDLLAALKGTTPTTAVTGDPDTPIRTAADDLVVLDFADEKSVVQTRFATTALTLLRAHLGLHTEQAVADARTALAEPLPEGLVDCDQFTFLGRGWTVGLANEAALKMREASLSWTEAYPAMEYRHGPISVTTSGTATWMLGEAPEGLAEEVAGTGALWIEGGLDPLAELVRAQRLAVAVAARRGLDPDQPRHLTRSVILTDN
- a CDS encoding DeoR/GlpR family DNA-binding transcription regulator, with the protein product MSRDARWKSLLELLVERGRLDVEEAAGELGVSAATIRRDFDQLAEQQMLVRTRGGAVVHGVSYELPLRYKTALGAAEKQRIAKAVGELLSPGEAVGLTGGTTTTEVARALAVRPDLASGTPALTIVTNALNIANELAVRPQFKIVLTGGVARAQSYELIGPLADGVLSQITLDTAVLGVVGLDVTHGASAHDEAEAAINRLLCERAERVIVAADSSKLGHRAFARICAVEQVDILVTDTAADKETLARFAEAGLQVVAV
- a CDS encoding MFS transporter yields the protein MSLLNKLGTVSADGPRPASLTRLRVALTVFFALDGFVFAGWVVRIPAIKEQTGASASQLGLALLGVSAGAVVTMMLTGRLCRRFGSHAVTVACGVLLPLTVLLPPLTHSPLALGLVLLAFGAAYGGINVAMNSAAVDLVAALRRPVMPSFHAAFSLGGMVGSGLGGLVAAHLSPTRHLLGITVIGLVVTAVTAPTLLRTPAPRPPEGIRTPAGSRPIDRRVRGLVLVFGLIALCTAYGEGALADWSALHMEQDLHAHPGVAAASYSCFAFAMTIGRLSGTSLLERLGRARTVVFGGATGAAGMLLGSLAPWAWLALVGFAITGLGLANIFPVAVERAGALAGPTGVAAASTLGYGGMLLGPPAIGFMADWFSLPAALTSVALLAAVAATIGFATRRSATV
- a CDS encoding maleylpyruvate isomerase family mycothiol-dependent enzyme, with the protein product MEIAEHIQIVDTQGRSLAAAAEEAGVDAKVAACPDWQVRDLLRHQGAVHRWAASHVEQGSARPLPLTERADLDGDALLAWFREGHRHLVDTLTNADPGLECWAFLPAPSPLAFWARRQAHETTVHSVDARSALNPAEQARPEAISAEFGADGIDELLTGFHARARSRVRSDVPRVLRVRATDVDDAVWTVRITEEPPVTVRGAVGDADCEVSGPAARLYLALWNRLPLPDVSGDAALAALWRERSGI
- a CDS encoding MarR family transcriptional regulator, giving the protein MAAQKSEAEPSSGLVDQWRDILAVHARTMCELDRALHRHGLGASDFEVLDVLAEGAPEDGISGFRVQEIAGQVHLSQSALSRLIGRLEKDGLVERGMCSEDRRGVRVCLTPKGRDLHARVRPLQRAVLGRMLEPSGESGAADA